The genomic segment CGGAAGGTGTTCTCGAGGAGCTTGACCATTTCGGCCGCGCGCGTGCTCGAAACCGGGATGACCTGCTCGATCGCGGGCTCGTAGAGCGCGCGGGCGACCCGGCCGCATGCCGGCGTGACGCCGCCGAGGATCTTGGGCGTGTTGCGCGTGTCGTACTTCGGGTTGCCCGGATCGACGCGTTCGGGAGAGAACGCGAGGAAAAAGTCCCGCCCGGCTTTCAGGCCGGACGCCTGAAGTTTCGGCAGGATCACCTCCTCCGTCGTCCCGGGATACGTCGTGCTTTCCAGCACCACGAGCAGCCCCTTGTGCAGGTGGCTGGCGATCTCGTCCACCGCGGCGACGATATAGGAAATGTCCGGGTCGCGCGTCTTGCGCAGAGGGGTGGGCACGCAGATGACGACCGCATCGCAGCCCGCCAGCACCGAGAAGTCGCCGGTGGGACGGACCGACCCGCTGGCGATCAGCGCGAGGAGCCGATCGTCCGGCACATCCTGGACGTGCGAGCGGCCGCTCTTCAGGCGCCCGATCTTGGCGACGTCGACGTCGATCCCCTCCACGGTGAACCCGGCCCGGGCGAACTCACAGGCCAGCGGCAGTCCGACATAACCCAGGCCGATGACCGCCACCCTGGCCTCCCGCGCCCTGAGCCTCTCGAGCAGATCCCCGGCAGCCCCGGGCTCCGCGTCCGGGGAATCTCCCACGACCACCGCGGCCGCGACGGAGCTACGGCTCGGGCGTGGTCCCGGGTTTGGGTCCGCCAGGGGTCGTTTCTTCTTCGTCGGCATCGTCTCCCTGTGCCTCGCCTTCCTTCGCACTCTCTTTCGCTCCCTTCTTGCCGTAATGCCGGATCATCCCCTTGCCCACGCGGCTCTTCTGGATGCCCGCCACGATGTCCTTGAGCCCCAGGTACACCTCGGGATCGTTGACGATCCCGCCGAGAGTTCCCTTGCCGCTGTCGACCTTGCGCAGGATCGAGTCGGCGTGGGCGGCGACGCTGTCGATCTTCCTCAGGAGGCCGCTGGCGTAGGCTTCGTCGTGCATCAGCCGGCCGAGCAGGCCCTGGCCCTGGTTGACTCCCTCGGCCGCCTTGCGCAATGCCGAGGCGCCGGCGCGCAGATCGCCCAGCACTCGCGCGCCCTCCCCGTCGGGCTTGCTGATCTGAGCCAGGAAGCCCTGGTCGGCGTCCAGCTTCTCCATGATGGAACGCGCGTGGGTCAGCGCGGCATCGATGTTCTCGATCTGCTTGCGGGCCAGGGCCTCGTCGTTGATGAGCGCTCCGGCCAGCCCCTTGCCCTTCTCCACGCCCTCGAGTGTGCGCCGCAGAGAGGACAGGCTCCCTTCCAGGTTGGTCACCCCTTGGCGGCCGAACTCCGGGTTGTGGATCATCTCCTGCACGATTCCCCCGCCTCGATTGATCGCCACCAGCAGATCGCGAAGAGAGGCCGTGATCTCCTTGATGTCGTCCGCGATCCCCTGGCTCTGCAGGATGGTCTCCTCCCAGACGGACACTCCGGGTTCGATGAATCCGTTTTTCTCCAGGGCCGGCCGGTCGGGGTCGCCCGGCGTCAGCTCGATGTATTTGTCCTGGGAGAGGTAGGTGAGCGATTTCAGGAGGGCCTGGGTTCCGGACCGGATGCGGGCGGCGTAGGCCCGGTCGACGGAGAACACGACCTTGATCTTCGATTCACGCAGGTCCTCGGGAAATTCGATTTCCGAGACGGTGCCGATCTGCACTCCCACCAGCCGCACGGGCGAGCCCTCGGCCAGTCCGCTGGTGTTGTCGAACTGGGTCCAGTACTTCGTCTTCCGGGAGAACAACCGCTGTTCCTTGCTGATCGCCATGACGCCGACGGCGAACAGGATCAACCCGATCGAGACGAAGGCCCCCACGCTGACTTCCTTGGTCGCCCTAGACAGTCGCACCGGACACCTCCCTGCCGCCGCTGAGAAAATGCCGCAGGCGCGGCTCCCGGGAAA from the Candidatus Polarisedimenticolia bacterium genome contains:
- a CDS encoding nucleotide sugar dehydrogenase; translated protein: MPTKKKRPLADPNPGPRPSRSSVAAAVVVGDSPDAEPGAAGDLLERLRAREARVAVIGLGYVGLPLACEFARAGFTVEGIDVDVAKIGRLKSGRSHVQDVPDDRLLALIASGSVRPTGDFSVLAGCDAVVICVPTPLRKTRDPDISYIVAAVDEIASHLHKGLLVVLESTTYPGTTEEVILPKLQASGLKAGRDFFLAFSPERVDPGNPKYDTRNTPKILGGVTPACGRVARALYEPAIEQVIPVSSTRAAEMVKLLENTFRSVNIGLVNEVALMCDRLGLDVWEVIDAAATKPFGFMPFYPGPGLGGHCIPIDPHYLSWKLKTLNYTARFIELASEVNTQMPHYVVGKVVDALNDQNRSVRDTRILVLGVAYKKDVGDVRESPALDVIKLLADRGADVRFNDPYAGEIGIDGGRRYVSVPLDRRELESAGLVIIVTNHSTYDYEFIVAHSRCVLDTRNATRGVKTGREKIRRL
- a CDS encoding MlaD family protein — its product is MRLSRATKEVSVGAFVSIGLILFAVGVMAISKEQRLFSRKTKYWTQFDNTSGLAEGSPVRLVGVQIGTVSEIEFPEDLRESKIKVVFSVDRAYAARIRSGTQALLKSLTYLSQDKYIELTPGDPDRPALEKNGFIEPGVSVWEETILQSQGIADDIKEITASLRDLLVAINRGGGIVQEMIHNPEFGRQGVTNLEGSLSSLRRTLEGVEKGKGLAGALINDEALARKQIENIDAALTHARSIMEKLDADQGFLAQISKPDGEGARVLGDLRAGASALRKAAEGVNQGQGLLGRLMHDEAYASGLLRKIDSVAAHADSILRKVDSGKGTLGGIVNDPEVYLGLKDIVAGIQKSRVGKGMIRHYGKKGAKESAKEGEAQGDDADEEETTPGGPKPGTTPEP